From a region of the Tamandua tetradactyla isolate mTamTet1 chromosome 10, mTamTet1.pri, whole genome shotgun sequence genome:
- the LOC143647660 gene encoding olfactory receptor 5K1-like: protein MTEHNYSMTTIFILRGLTDRPELKPVLFVVFFVIYLITMVGNLGLVVLIYMERRLHTPMYIFLGNLALMDSCCSCAITPKMLENFFSEDRMISLDECMAQFYFFCFAETVDCFLLAAMAYDRYVAICSPLQYHTRMSKKLCVQMTTGAYIAGNVHSMIHVGFLFRLTFCDSPQINHFFCDILPLYRLSCVDPFINELMIFIFSGTIQSFTITTVIISYLFILFTIFKMKSKEGRGKASSTFASHFLSVSIFYGSLLFMYARPNTVKEGNNDIPVAVFYALVIPLLNPFIYSLRNKEVINTMKRLMRNNKFHNILKQMFPTVEN, encoded by the coding sequence ATGACTGAACATAACTACTCCATGACAACTATATTTATTCTCAGAGGACTCACAGATCGACCAGAGCTGAAGCCAGTTCTATTTGTGGTGTTCTTTGTCATCTATCTGATCACCATGGTGGGGAATCTTGGTTTGGTGGTATTGATCTATATGGAGCGTCGTCTTCACACACCAATGTACATCTTTCTGGGCAACCTGGCTCTGATGGATTCCTGCTGTTCCTGTGCCATTACCCCTAAGATGTTAGAGAACTTCTTTTCTGAAGATAGAATGATTTCCCTCGATGAATGCATGGCACAAttctattttttctgctttgctgAAACTGTGGACTGCTTTCTTCTGGCGGCAATGGCCTATGACCGGTATGTGGCAATATGCAGCCCACTGCAGTACCACACCAGGATGTCAAAGAAGCTCTGTGTTCAGATGACCACAGGGGCCTACATAGCTGGAAACGTGCATTCCATGATtcatgtagggtttctgtttaggtTAACTTTCTGTGACTCTCCTcaaattaatcattttttttgtgATATTCTTCCATTGTACAGACTTTCCTGTGTAGACCCTTTTATCAATGAACTGatgatatttatcttttcagGGACCATTCAAAGTTTCACTATTACCACAGTCATAATCTCTTATCTCTTCATCCTCTTCAcgattttcaaaatgaaatctaAAGAGGGTAGAGGTAAGGCCTCATCTACTTTTGCAtctcactttctctctgtctcaatATTTTATGGTTCTCTTCTTTTCATGTATGCGCGACCAAACACAGttaaagaaggaaacaatgaTATACCAGTTGCTGTTTTTTATGCTTTAGTAATTCCTTTATTAAATCCTTTTATTTATAGTCTAAGAAATAAGGAAGTAATAAATACTATGAAAAGACTTATGAGGAATAATAAATTTCACAACATTCTTAAACAAATGTTCCCCACTGTGGAAAATTGA